A genomic window from Lactuca sativa cultivar Salinas unplaced genomic scaffold, Lsat_Salinas_v11 Lsat_1_v11_unplaced_45, whole genome shotgun sequence includes:
- the LOC128125845 gene encoding uncharacterized protein LOC128125845 isoform X2, whose translation MDITKEREDMEEINHFSHKNHPLKLVNSETIDNAGLENRGGGGVIGCYACQKPISSSGFAYACMPCRHFMHKACAQLPLTINLPSLYEHPLTLRDRGPVKDFRSWTCDVCCNVNLDCCVVEIGRKVEADVIKEGTRIKIEHEGHPQHTLSLQLRPAAFLCDACNTEDKGLFYLCDSCGFWIHKTCASLAPTIHRPHHHPNHPLTLVYSLPEKFYKFSFYCEFCNIYIRRNDWLYHCENCRYFCHIKCALNAELPSTPRDGPSTSIADEEVDNLLQFPMSNAFTNPLKLLHSGMIAPDDDDDADRKTMINHWSHRHPLFLNVKHQADMSGCSSDRLEVCHGCVRHISLPYYSCKLDGCSFTLHKYCADLPLRLEHLLHPPHLLHLTLQHASIYQCNGCFSGGNNFFYQCQTCKFYLCVNCAFLPKSIKHKSHKHHLIQVIDREPLCSMCNSWSERMSYACKACNFILGKRCAMRMPNSIAHRYCKGHEIPLMYPPIMDHPEDFFCDVCETEMHPKFPMYYCQKCKNSFHPLCISLLDYYQNMVYEGSINVSYHKHPLTYVRRKRTPKYVCSTCNCDINGRLVLECRAKVCNFNICYRCHLLSNKC comes from the exons GAGAGAGAAGATATGGAAGagattaatcattttagtcataaaaATCATCCATTAAAGCTTGTCAACTCAGAGACGATTGATAATGCTGGTTTGGAGAatcgtggtggtggtggtgtaatAGGTTGCTATGCATGTCAAAAACCTATATCATCAAGTGGCTTTGCATATGCTTGCATGCCATGTCGTCACTTTATGCATAAAGCATGCGCACAGCTTCCGCTCACTATCAATCTGCCTTCCTTGTATGAGCATCCTCTAACGCTACGGGATCGCGGACCTGTAAAAGATTTCAGATCTTGGACTTGTGATGTTTGTTGTAATGTAAACCTAG ATTGTTGTGTTGTTGAGATTGGTCGCAAGGTGGAAGCTGATGTTATCAAGGAGGGGACAAGGATCAAGATTGAACATGAAGGTCATCCACAACACACTTTATCCCTTCAGTTAAGACCCGCTGCATTCCTGTGTGATGCTTGTAACACTGAGGATAAAGGTTTGTTCTATCTTTGCGACAGTTGTGGCTTTTGGATCCACAAGACTTGTGCTTCCTTAGCCCCTACCATCCATCGACCGCATCATCACCCTAATCACCCACTCACTCTGGTCTATTCTCTTCCAGAAAAATTCTATAAATTCTCTTTTTATTGCGAATTTTGCAACATTTACATCCGACGGAATGATTGGTTGTACCATTGTGAAAACTGTAGATATTTTTGCCATATCAAATGCGCCTTAAATGCAGAGCTACCTTCTACTCCAAG AGATGGTCCAAGTACTTCCATTGCTGATGAAGAGGTAGATAATTTGCTGCAATTTCCCATGTCAAATGCATTTACAAATCCATTGAAACTACTACACTCTGGAATGATAGCAccagatgatgacgatgatgctgaTCGAAAAACTATGATTAACCATTGGAGTCATCGTCATCCATTATTTCTTAATGTCAAACATCAAGCTGACATGTCTGGTTGTAGTAGTGATCGATTAGAGGTATGTCATGGATGTGTACGACACATATCACTTCCGTACTATAGTTGCAAATTAGATGGATGCTCATTCACTCTCCACAAATATTGTGCCGATTTACCCCTCAGATTAGAACATCTACTTCATCCACCTCATTTGCTTCACTTGACGTTGCAACATGCGTCTATCTatcaatgcaatggttgtttcaGCGGtggcaacaattttttttaccaGTGTCAAACTTGCAAGTTCTACCTCTGTGTCAACTGTGCATTTCTACCCAAAAGCATCAAACATAAATCCCACAAGCATCATCTTATCCAGGTTATTGATCGCGAACCTCTTTGTAGCATGTGCAACTCATGGTCCGAAAGGATGAGCTATGCTTGTAAGGCTTGTAACTTCATATTGGGCAAGCGTTGTGCAATGAGGATGCCGAATTCCATTGCTCATAGGTATTGCAAAGGACATGAAATCCCATTGATGTATCCCCCAATCATGGATCATCCCGAAGATTTCTTTTGCGATGTATGTGAGACGGAAATGCACCCCAAGTTCCCCATGTATTATtgtcaaaaatgtaaaaattcttTTCACCCTCTATGCATTAGTCTTCTCGATTATTATCAAAACATGGTGTACGAGGGCAGCATAAACGTTTCCTATCACAAACATCCATTAACATATGTTCGAAGAAAGAGAACGCCCAAATATGTGTGTTCTACTTGTAATTGTGATATTAATGGTCGTTTGGTTCTTGAATGTCGGGCAAAAGTTTGTAATTTCAATATATGTTATCGATGTCATCTTTTAAGTAACAAGTGTTGA
- the LOC128125845 gene encoding uncharacterized protein LOC128125845 isoform X1 produces MDITKEREDMEEINHFSHKNHPLKLVNSETIDNAGLENRGGGGVIGCYACQKPISSSGFAYACMPCRHFMHKACAQLPLTINLPSLYEHPLTLRDRGPVKDFRSWTCDVCCNVNLGRGFYYNFRKPEDNFKFNACIDCCVVEIGRKVEADVIKEGTRIKIEHEGHPQHTLSLQLRPAAFLCDACNTEDKGLFYLCDSCGFWIHKTCASLAPTIHRPHHHPNHPLTLVYSLPEKFYKFSFYCEFCNIYIRRNDWLYHCENCRYFCHIKCALNAELPSTPRDGPSTSIADEEVDNLLQFPMSNAFTNPLKLLHSGMIAPDDDDDADRKTMINHWSHRHPLFLNVKHQADMSGCSSDRLEVCHGCVRHISLPYYSCKLDGCSFTLHKYCADLPLRLEHLLHPPHLLHLTLQHASIYQCNGCFSGGNNFFYQCQTCKFYLCVNCAFLPKSIKHKSHKHHLIQVIDREPLCSMCNSWSERMSYACKACNFILGKRCAMRMPNSIAHRYCKGHEIPLMYPPIMDHPEDFFCDVCETEMHPKFPMYYCQKCKNSFHPLCISLLDYYQNMVYEGSINVSYHKHPLTYVRRKRTPKYVCSTCNCDINGRLVLECRAKVCNFNICYRCHLLSNKC; encoded by the exons GAGAGAGAAGATATGGAAGagattaatcattttagtcataaaaATCATCCATTAAAGCTTGTCAACTCAGAGACGATTGATAATGCTGGTTTGGAGAatcgtggtggtggtggtgtaatAGGTTGCTATGCATGTCAAAAACCTATATCATCAAGTGGCTTTGCATATGCTTGCATGCCATGTCGTCACTTTATGCATAAAGCATGCGCACAGCTTCCGCTCACTATCAATCTGCCTTCCTTGTATGAGCATCCTCTAACGCTACGGGATCGCGGACCTGTAAAAGATTTCAGATCTTGGACTTGTGATGTTTGTTGTAATGTAAACCTAGGTAGGGGGTTTTATTATAATTTTAGAAAACCAGAGGACAACTTTAAGTTTAATGCTTGCATAGATTGTTGTGTTGTTGAGATTGGTCGCAAGGTGGAAGCTGATGTTATCAAGGAGGGGACAAGGATCAAGATTGAACATGAAGGTCATCCACAACACACTTTATCCCTTCAGTTAAGACCCGCTGCATTCCTGTGTGATGCTTGTAACACTGAGGATAAAGGTTTGTTCTATCTTTGCGACAGTTGTGGCTTTTGGATCCACAAGACTTGTGCTTCCTTAGCCCCTACCATCCATCGACCGCATCATCACCCTAATCACCCACTCACTCTGGTCTATTCTCTTCCAGAAAAATTCTATAAATTCTCTTTTTATTGCGAATTTTGCAACATTTACATCCGACGGAATGATTGGTTGTACCATTGTGAAAACTGTAGATATTTTTGCCATATCAAATGCGCCTTAAATGCAGAGCTACCTTCTACTCCAAG AGATGGTCCAAGTACTTCCATTGCTGATGAAGAGGTAGATAATTTGCTGCAATTTCCCATGTCAAATGCATTTACAAATCCATTGAAACTACTACACTCTGGAATGATAGCAccagatgatgacgatgatgctgaTCGAAAAACTATGATTAACCATTGGAGTCATCGTCATCCATTATTTCTTAATGTCAAACATCAAGCTGACATGTCTGGTTGTAGTAGTGATCGATTAGAGGTATGTCATGGATGTGTACGACACATATCACTTCCGTACTATAGTTGCAAATTAGATGGATGCTCATTCACTCTCCACAAATATTGTGCCGATTTACCCCTCAGATTAGAACATCTACTTCATCCACCTCATTTGCTTCACTTGACGTTGCAACATGCGTCTATCTatcaatgcaatggttgtttcaGCGGtggcaacaattttttttaccaGTGTCAAACTTGCAAGTTCTACCTCTGTGTCAACTGTGCATTTCTACCCAAAAGCATCAAACATAAATCCCACAAGCATCATCTTATCCAGGTTATTGATCGCGAACCTCTTTGTAGCATGTGCAACTCATGGTCCGAAAGGATGAGCTATGCTTGTAAGGCTTGTAACTTCATATTGGGCAAGCGTTGTGCAATGAGGATGCCGAATTCCATTGCTCATAGGTATTGCAAAGGACATGAAATCCCATTGATGTATCCCCCAATCATGGATCATCCCGAAGATTTCTTTTGCGATGTATGTGAGACGGAAATGCACCCCAAGTTCCCCATGTATTATtgtcaaaaatgtaaaaattcttTTCACCCTCTATGCATTAGTCTTCTCGATTATTATCAAAACATGGTGTACGAGGGCAGCATAAACGTTTCCTATCACAAACATCCATTAACATATGTTCGAAGAAAGAGAACGCCCAAATATGTGTGTTCTACTTGTAATTGTGATATTAATGGTCGTTTGGTTCTTGAATGTCGGGCAAAAGTTTGTAATTTCAATATATGTTATCGATGTCATCTTTTAAGTAACAAGTGTTGA
- the LOC128125845 gene encoding uncharacterized protein LOC128125845 isoform X3, whose product MDITKEREDMEEINHFSHKNHPLKLVNSETIDNAGLENRGGGGVIGCYACQKPISSSGFAYACMPCRHFMHKACAQLPLTINLPSLYEHPLTLRDRGPVKDFRSWTCDVCCNVNLGRGFYYNFRKPEDNFKFNACIDCCVVEIGRKVEADVIKEGTRIKIEHEGHPQHTLSLQLRPAAFLCDACNTEDKGLFYLCDSCGFWIHKTCASLAPTIHRPHHHPNHPLTLVYSLPEKFYKFSFYCEFCNIYIRRNDWLYHCENCRYFCHIKCALNAELPSTPRDGPSTSIADEEVDNLLQFPMSNAFTNPLKLLHSGMIAPDDDDDADRKTMINHWSHRHPLFLNVKHQADMSGCSSDRLEIRTSTSSTSFASLDVATCVYLSMQWLFQRWQQFFLPVSNLQVLPLCQLCISTQKHQT is encoded by the exons GAGAGAGAAGATATGGAAGagattaatcattttagtcataaaaATCATCCATTAAAGCTTGTCAACTCAGAGACGATTGATAATGCTGGTTTGGAGAatcgtggtggtggtggtgtaatAGGTTGCTATGCATGTCAAAAACCTATATCATCAAGTGGCTTTGCATATGCTTGCATGCCATGTCGTCACTTTATGCATAAAGCATGCGCACAGCTTCCGCTCACTATCAATCTGCCTTCCTTGTATGAGCATCCTCTAACGCTACGGGATCGCGGACCTGTAAAAGATTTCAGATCTTGGACTTGTGATGTTTGTTGTAATGTAAACCTAGGTAGGGGGTTTTATTATAATTTTAGAAAACCAGAGGACAACTTTAAGTTTAATGCTTGCATAGATTGTTGTGTTGTTGAGATTGGTCGCAAGGTGGAAGCTGATGTTATCAAGGAGGGGACAAGGATCAAGATTGAACATGAAGGTCATCCACAACACACTTTATCCCTTCAGTTAAGACCCGCTGCATTCCTGTGTGATGCTTGTAACACTGAGGATAAAGGTTTGTTCTATCTTTGCGACAGTTGTGGCTTTTGGATCCACAAGACTTGTGCTTCCTTAGCCCCTACCATCCATCGACCGCATCATCACCCTAATCACCCACTCACTCTGGTCTATTCTCTTCCAGAAAAATTCTATAAATTCTCTTTTTATTGCGAATTTTGCAACATTTACATCCGACGGAATGATTGGTTGTACCATTGTGAAAACTGTAGATATTTTTGCCATATCAAATGCGCCTTAAATGCAGAGCTACCTTCTACTCCAAG AGATGGTCCAAGTACTTCCATTGCTGATGAAGAGGTAGATAATTTGCTGCAATTTCCCATGTCAAATGCATTTACAAATCCATTGAAACTACTACACTCTGGAATGATAGCAccagatgatgacgatgatgctgaTCGAAAAACTATGATTAACCATTGGAGTCATCGTCATCCATTATTTCTTAATGTCAAACATCAAGCTGACATGTCTGGTTGTAGTAGTGATCGATTAGAG ATTAGAACATCTACTTCATCCACCTCATTTGCTTCACTTGACGTTGCAACATGCGTCTATCTatcaatgcaatggttgtttcaGCGGtggcaacaattttttttaccaGTGTCAAACTTGCAAGTTCTACCTCTGTGTCAACTGTGCATTTCTACCCAAAAGCATCAAACATAA